From Gemmatimonadota bacterium, a single genomic window includes:
- a CDS encoding sugar phosphate isomerase/epimerase, with protein sequence MKLAVCNEFFEDWKIEDVFNYAAEIGCDGVEIAPFTLAESVTRISAKQRSDIRKAAEKAGVEIVGLHWLLASPPGLYLTHPDKAIRAKTEDYIKALINFCGDLGGQVMIHGSPAQRNIQKGWDREECWKYAVDVFSNCTAEMVQNNVTYCIEALTGKETNILNSISEALKMVADVGHPNFQTMVDTKAAAAENKSHVDVIAEAGKAMRHVHVNDPNLRGPGFGDLKFASILRALKDRHYDGYVSVEVFDFTPDAQTIAARSIGYLKGILEGLEN encoded by the coding sequence ATGAAACTCGCAGTATGCAATGAATTTTTTGAAGATTGGAAAATCGAGGACGTCTTTAACTACGCAGCGGAAATTGGCTGTGACGGCGTAGAAATCGCGCCTTTTACACTCGCGGAAAGCGTCACAAGAATTTCTGCCAAACAGCGCAGCGACATTCGCAAAGCCGCAGAAAAAGCCGGCGTCGAAATCGTTGGCCTGCATTGGCTACTCGCCAGTCCACCGGGGCTTTATCTCACGCATCCGGACAAAGCCATCCGCGCCAAAACTGAGGATTATATCAAAGCATTGATCAACTTCTGTGGCGATTTGGGCGGACAGGTTATGATCCACGGCTCACCGGCACAGCGCAACATCCAAAAAGGCTGGGACCGCGAAGAATGCTGGAAATACGCCGTCGATGTCTTTTCGAACTGCACCGCAGAAATGGTGCAAAACAACGTCACCTATTGCATCGAAGCCCTCACGGGCAAAGAAACCAATATCCTGAACTCCATCTCTGAAGCCCTCAAAATGGTTGCCGATGTCGGTCACCCAAACTTCCAGACCATGGTCGATACCAAAGCCGCAGCCGCTGAAAACAAATCCCATGTGGATGTAATCGCCGAAGCCGGCAAAGCCATGCGCCATGTCCATGTGAACGACCCCAATTTGCGCGGTCCGGGATTTGGCGACTTGAAATTTGCATCCATCCTCCGCGCCCTCAAAGACCGCCACTACGATGGTTATGTATCCGTAGAAGTCTTTGACTTCACACCCGATGCACAAACCATTGCCGCACGCAGCATCGGATACCTCAAGGGTATTTTGGAAGGATTGGAAAATTAG
- a CDS encoding NAD(P)-dependent oxidoreductase → MIFLLIKRGGIVGTVLITGASGFIGRALSVSMAEDHRVICMSRNNPELDLRYVNGEFGSFEDLQQLNDESIDVVIHLAAVTGGCSERDALIVNVEGTRCLMRYLMDRGCRKFVMASSIAAVGMQNEAFRPQTLPIPDEHPCLDRNGYGLSKFLMEEITKFYARQNGDIDVINLRLSSVPHAGLPPLRNISPTRQWGLGSMTIMDLPDAVRAFALSALSLHKPGVRIMNAAGPKAWVAVPVAEIFRAWWGEEVDLSHFERPGHEYDSVYDVSRIKEELGFVAERLPEH, encoded by the coding sequence GTGATATTTTTATTGATTAAACGAGGAGGGATTGTGGGCACAGTACTGATTACCGGAGCGAGTGGTTTTATCGGTCGGGCACTGTCGGTCTCGATGGCGGAAGATCACAGGGTGATTTGTATGAGTCGAAATAATCCAGAATTGGATTTGCGCTATGTGAACGGCGAGTTTGGCTCTTTTGAAGATTTGCAACAGCTCAATGATGAGTCGATTGATGTTGTGATTCACCTCGCGGCTGTGACCGGCGGTTGTTCGGAGCGCGACGCGCTGATTGTCAATGTGGAGGGCACGCGGTGTTTGATGCGCTATTTGATGGATCGCGGATGCCGCAAATTTGTGATGGCGAGTTCGATCGCAGCAGTCGGGATGCAGAATGAGGCTTTTCGTCCACAGACATTGCCGATTCCCGATGAACACCCATGTCTGGATCGCAATGGGTATGGTTTGTCGAAATTTTTGATGGAGGAGATCACAAAGTTCTATGCGCGGCAAAATGGCGATATCGATGTGATTAATTTGCGCCTGTCTTCGGTGCCGCACGCTGGATTGCCGCCTTTGCGCAATATTTCTCCGACGCGACAGTGGGGCTTGGGCTCCATGACCATTATGGATTTGCCAGATGCAGTTCGGGCATTCGCGCTGTCTGCGCTATCGCTGCACAAACCCGGGGTTCGCATTATGAATGCCGCGGGTCCAAAGGCGTGGGTTGCCGTACCCGTGGCGGAGATTTTTCGCGCTTGGTGGGGCGAAGAGGTGGATCTGTCGCATTTTGAACGGCCCGGGCATGAATACGATAGTGTTTACGATGTGAGTCGAATTAAAGAAGAATTGGGTTTTGTGGCAGAGCGGTTGCCGGAACATTGA
- a CDS encoding formylglycine-generating enzyme family protein, producing MFLIPKKLSYFLCDAHLNNNDRRDIMRGIISSFSVLFLLGFFTVVSARVSQEEGASFKSPEMVVIPAGSFKMGCVSGRSCTNAERPVHEVTIASFALSKYEVTFEEYDVFTDATGRERADDRGFGRGRRPVINVTWDDAVAYTAWLSEQTGKNYRLPSEAEWEYAARAGTATRYSWGNNLGHNRANCNGCGSQWDNEMSAPVGSFEANSWGLHDMHGNVWEWTLDRYNNRYVGAPNDGSAWEVGDSTARVVRGGAWYLEGYFLRSAARDRHRTFAGSLYVGFRVAQSL from the coding sequence ATGTTTCTCATCCCTAAGAAGTTGTCTTATTTTCTATGTGATGCGCATTTAAATAATAATGACAGGAGAGATATCATGCGGGGAATCATCAGTAGCTTTTCCGTTCTATTTTTGTTGGGATTTTTCACGGTTGTATCCGCTCGGGTTTCACAGGAGGAAGGGGCTTCTTTTAAGTCGCCAGAGATGGTGGTGATTCCCGCGGGAAGTTTTAAGATGGGGTGCGTTTCAGGGAGAAGTTGCACCAATGCCGAGAGGCCGGTGCATGAGGTGACGATTGCGTCGTTTGCACTGTCGAAGTACGAGGTGACGTTTGAGGAATACGATGTCTTCACAGATGCGACGGGGCGCGAGCGAGCAGATGACAGGGGTTTTGGGCGAGGACGTCGTCCCGTGATCAATGTCACATGGGATGATGCGGTGGCGTACACAGCCTGGTTATCGGAACAGACGGGGAAGAACTATCGTTTGCCAAGTGAGGCAGAGTGGGAGTATGCGGCTCGCGCGGGAACAGCGACGAGGTATAGCTGGGGGAATAATCTCGGCCACAACCGCGCCAATTGCAATGGGTGCGGCAGTCAGTGGGATAATGAGATGTCAGCACCTGTGGGATCGTTCGAGGCCAACAGTTGGGGGCTTCACGACATGCACGGCAATGTTTGGGAATGGACTCTGGATCGGTATAATAATAGATATGTGGGGGCACCTAATGACGGGTCTGCGTGGGAGGTCGGCGATTCTACTGCGCGCGTAGTGCGCGGCGGTGCATGGTACCTGGAAGGCTATTTCCTTCGCTCGGCTGCTCGTGACCGGCACAGGACCTTTGCCGGGAGCCTTTATGTGGGGTTTCGGGTTGCTCAGAGTTTATAG
- a CDS encoding aminotransferase class III-fold pyridoxal phosphate-dependent enzyme encodes MSKKNYTIAKSKALLNRYGDVLVRGYIPHKNIFGQVDMDYPAFVQRAAGARFWDVDGNEFLDYVMGFGPIVLGYDDPAVCRAIHEQVANGTVYSLAYPRELTVAELLIEVIPCAEMVGFFIGGSAATSSAVRLSRVYTGRDRVITCGYHGWHDWARPGDEGVPKIVSELTCAVPYGDLDALEACLKKYDNQVACVVMETVQGNGPPDGFLQGCVDLAHAHGAVCVFDETKVGFRVAMGGGGEYYGVVPDIATFGKACCNGYAGSFIAGKREILGAKACQSVWMTGTAHGDPLSLTAMEVVIGELQRRNGIAYQWKIGSRLIEGINAVCEAGGLSYHLIGVGPMPRPVIDDSDRDRCMAVLRGCLARGYYLHPSHPMFLSLAHTEADIEDTIEAVREAIGRIDE; translated from the coding sequence ATGTCAAAAAAAAATTATACCATTGCAAAGTCAAAGGCTCTTCTGAATCGCTATGGCGATGTTCTGGTTCGCGGGTACATTCCGCATAAGAATATTTTTGGCCAGGTCGATATGGACTATCCCGCATTTGTACAGCGCGCAGCGGGCGCGCGATTTTGGGATGTGGATGGCAATGAGTTTTTGGATTATGTAATGGGTTTCGGGCCGATTGTTCTGGGGTATGATGACCCTGCTGTGTGCCGTGCAATACACGAGCAGGTGGCGAATGGGACGGTGTACAGTCTGGCATATCCCAGGGAGTTGACGGTTGCGGAATTGCTCATTGAAGTGATTCCATGTGCTGAGATGGTGGGGTTTTTTATTGGAGGCAGTGCGGCGACTTCCAGCGCGGTGCGCCTGTCGCGGGTATATACGGGGCGCGATAGAGTGATTACGTGCGGGTATCACGGCTGGCACGATTGGGCTCGTCCCGGCGATGAGGGTGTTCCGAAAATCGTCAGTGAGCTGACCTGTGCGGTTCCCTACGGCGATTTAGACGCTCTGGAAGCGTGTTTGAAGAAGTATGACAATCAGGTGGCGTGTGTGGTGATGGAGACGGTTCAAGGAAACGGGCCACCGGATGGGTTTTTGCAAGGGTGTGTAGATCTGGCGCATGCACACGGCGCGGTCTGCGTGTTTGACGAGACAAAGGTGGGTTTTCGCGTGGCGATGGGCGGTGGGGGGGAATATTATGGGGTTGTACCCGATATTGCGACGTTTGGCAAAGCGTGTTGCAATGGGTATGCGGGAAGTTTTATTGCCGGGAAGCGCGAGATTCTGGGGGCAAAAGCGTGTCAGTCGGTGTGGATGACAGGTACCGCGCACGGGGATCCGCTCAGTTTGACGGCTATGGAGGTCGTGATAGGGGAACTGCAGAGGCGGAATGGCATTGCCTATCAATGGAAAATTGGAAGCCGATTGATCGAAGGTATCAACGCCGTTTGCGAAGCAGGAGGACTGAGTTATCATCTCATTGGCGTCGGGCCAATGCCGCGTCCAGTGATAGACGATTCTGACCGCGATCGCTGCATGGCGGTGTTGCGGGGATGTCTTGCGCGTGGGTATTATTTACATCCCTCGCATCCGATGTTTCTCTCCCTGGCACATACAGAGGCGGATATTGAAGATACAATAGAAGCTGTGCGCGAGGCGATTGGACGAATAGACGAATAG
- a CDS encoding ABC transporter ATP-binding protein, producing MAQESAAEQQVDAEDYIIKVQGVWKTYRMGDQEVHALQGVNLDVIRGEYLSIMGPSGSGKTTMFNMVGALDTPTKGTVLVNGANMGDMSQGQIAYLRCHSVGYIFQSFNLIPVMTALENVALPMVFSGMSRKDYEEKAAHKLSLVGLSDRLHHKPYELSGGQQQRVAIARAMANDPDLILADEPTGNLDLKTGQEIIELLLKMQGESGVTIVTNTHDHKMLGVSDRVVDLRDGQVERVRRRDEIEIQEGRIEGFDPTAE from the coding sequence ATGGCTCAGGAATCGGCTGCTGAACAACAGGTTGATGCTGAAGATTATATTATCAAAGTTCAAGGGGTCTGGAAGACCTATCGGATGGGCGACCAGGAAGTGCATGCCCTGCAAGGCGTGAACCTCGATGTGATTCGCGGTGAGTATTTGTCCATTATGGGTCCTTCTGGCTCGGGAAAAACCACGATGTTTAACATGGTCGGGGCATTGGATACACCCACGAAGGGAACTGTATTGGTCAACGGTGCCAATATGGGCGATATGAGCCAGGGGCAAATTGCCTATTTGCGCTGCCACAGTGTGGGGTATATTTTTCAGTCGTTTAACCTGATTCCCGTGATGACGGCGCTTGAAAATGTGGCTTTGCCCATGGTGTTTTCGGGTATGTCGCGCAAAGATTACGAGGAAAAGGCCGCGCACAAATTGTCGCTGGTGGGCCTTTCTGATCGCTTGCATCACAAACCCTACGAATTGTCGGGCGGACAGCAGCAGCGCGTGGCAATTGCCAGGGCTATGGCCAATGACCCCGATTTGATTTTGGCTGATGAGCCGACGGGAAATCTCGATTTGAAGACCGGGCAGGAAATTATCGAGTTGTTGCTCAAGATGCAGGGCGAAAGCGGTGTGACCATTGTGACCAATACCCACGACCACAAGATGCTCGGGGTATCTGATCGCGTGGTCGATTTGCGCGATGGACAGGTTGAGCGGGTGAGACGCCGCGATGAGATCGAGATTCAGGAAGGGCGTATTGAAGGTTTTGATCCCACGGCTGAGTAA
- a CDS encoding efflux RND transporter periplasmic adaptor subunit, which produces MVHQSLATMIYNAMFLCGLFLMLVAARVNAEELILRAPLVPVQSATVYAGMNARMQQVNFEVGDRVVKGDTLMVLSRRDLRVKEAAARIALKKAQTLKARLEVLHDKNLVSDQQLENVRFDAEVAHYNWVAARMELDRTAIIAPQDGMVVEVNVKAGDWILAYTAVARVIDPEDLQVHLFVSEKRLNAIRMNMPLSAVPTAGGKRALPGRVIGISPVIDPENGTCKVTGLFLNAGKHVRPGALVNVTIGR; this is translated from the coding sequence ATGGTTCACCAGTCACTTGCAACTATGATATACAACGCGATGTTTCTATGCGGTCTGTTCCTCATGCTCGTTGCCGCAAGGGTCAATGCAGAAGAACTGATATTGAGGGCACCTTTAGTACCTGTGCAATCGGCGACGGTCTATGCCGGGATGAACGCGCGGATGCAGCAGGTCAACTTTGAGGTGGGAGACCGGGTGGTAAAAGGGGATACCCTCATGGTATTATCCCGTCGGGATTTGCGCGTAAAGGAAGCCGCGGCTCGAATTGCACTGAAGAAGGCGCAGACCCTGAAAGCGCGATTGGAAGTGTTGCACGATAAGAATCTGGTCAGTGATCAGCAGCTCGAAAATGTCCGCTTCGATGCCGAGGTCGCACACTATAACTGGGTTGCCGCGCGTATGGAACTGGACAGAACCGCAATCATCGCGCCCCAGGACGGGATGGTGGTTGAGGTCAATGTAAAGGCAGGCGACTGGATACTGGCTTACACCGCGGTCGCGCGGGTCATTGACCCCGAGGATCTTCAGGTGCATCTGTTTGTGTCCGAGAAAAGGCTGAACGCGATCCGAATGAATATGCCGCTGTCTGCCGTGCCGACCGCTGGCGGAAAGCGCGCGCTGCCCGGGCGCGTTATCGGGATCAGTCCTGTTATTGATCCGGAAAATGGGACGTGCAAAGTAACAGGTCTTTTTTTGAATGCGGGAAAGCATGTCAGACCCGGTGCCCTGGTCAATGTGACTATAGGAAGGTGA
- a CDS encoding LLM class flavin-dependent oxidoreductase encodes MQFGIFYEHQIPRPWAEGEEHQLFKDALEQVEVADRIDIEYVWEVEHHFLEEYSHSSAPEVFLAACSQRSKNIRLGHGIVLMPPNYNHPARVAERIATLDLISDGRVEWGTGESASRAELEGFNVPPGEKKAMWAETVRETAKMLASDPYPGYDGEFFSMPERNVLPKPLQKPHPPLWVACSNRESIRWAGKHGIGALTFAFIEPEDAKYWVDEYYTAFENECEPLGQAVNPTIAMVAGFMCHENGEKARAQGLEGFQFFGYALSHYYRHGTHIPGKFDIWADFQQNKPERKKGSGSGCIGTPDEIRAHLEAMEEIGVDQVVFLQQAGNNRHDHICESLECFAQNVLPDFKARHEIYAAQKAERLGPAIEKALSKIPPIDKPKSTPFEAYPLLKSPDEKQEDLEIVESVAGKRINE; translated from the coding sequence ATGCAATTTGGCATCTTTTACGAACACCAGATTCCCCGCCCCTGGGCAGAAGGCGAAGAACACCAGCTTTTCAAAGACGCGCTCGAACAAGTCGAAGTCGCCGATCGGATTGACATTGAATATGTTTGGGAAGTTGAACATCACTTTTTGGAAGAATACTCCCACTCCTCAGCCCCCGAAGTCTTCCTCGCGGCCTGTAGCCAACGATCAAAAAATATCCGCCTGGGACACGGCATTGTACTCATGCCCCCCAATTACAACCATCCGGCCCGCGTTGCCGAACGCATCGCAACCCTCGACCTGATCAGCGACGGACGCGTCGAATGGGGCACGGGTGAATCGGCCTCTCGCGCAGAACTCGAGGGATTCAACGTCCCACCCGGAGAAAAAAAAGCAATGTGGGCGGAAACCGTACGGGAAACCGCCAAAATGCTCGCATCAGACCCGTATCCCGGATATGACGGCGAATTTTTCTCAATGCCCGAACGCAACGTCTTGCCCAAACCCCTGCAAAAACCCCACCCGCCGCTGTGGGTCGCCTGTTCCAACCGCGAAAGCATTCGCTGGGCGGGAAAACACGGCATTGGCGCGCTCACCTTTGCCTTTATCGAACCTGAAGACGCCAAATACTGGGTTGACGAATACTACACCGCATTTGAAAACGAATGCGAACCTCTCGGACAAGCCGTCAACCCCACCATCGCCATGGTCGCTGGATTTATGTGTCACGAAAACGGGGAAAAAGCGCGCGCACAGGGCCTCGAAGGATTCCAATTTTTCGGCTATGCACTCTCCCATTACTACCGACACGGGACTCACATCCCCGGCAAATTTGACATCTGGGCAGACTTCCAGCAAAACAAACCCGAACGGAAAAAAGGTTCGGGATCAGGTTGCATTGGCACCCCGGACGAGATTCGCGCCCATCTCGAAGCAATGGAAGAAATCGGCGTCGATCAGGTCGTCTTCCTGCAGCAAGCCGGCAACAACAGACACGATCATATATGCGAATCACTCGAATGTTTCGCACAAAATGTATTGCCAGACTTCAAAGCGCGACACGAAATATACGCCGCACAAAAAGCAGAACGCCTCGGCCCTGCCATCGAAAAAGCACTCTCTAAAATTCCACCGATAGACAAACCCAAATCCACACCCTTCGAAGCCTATCCACTCTTAAAATCACCCGACGAAAAGCAAGAAGACCTCGAAATTGTGGAATCTGTTGCGGGGAAACGAATCAACGAATAG
- a CDS encoding amidohydrolase family protein, producing MSKVIKSNLLIVHPDCAPVPQGMVVVNKGRVVGVGTEVDVPPNAEVVDCSAYTVMPALIDSHVHITINNRFQLPLSAHFDLDATTAVLRGAMNLRSDLSTGVTTMRTLGDRPGVEKAFQGAIDRGEAVGPRLKVCVRALRPGHGTAPFLCFSADGVEDLTLKIRENFSQGADWTKLFITNVRQGDSYEDYIRGDLTDVAAYSRREIDAAIAVSHDLGLPVAAHAIGGPAMRWAMEAGIDSIEHANLLTEEDVALFVKSGAYLSDPNLQLFFDDEVGFASFDTWTWDWWRERVERARESTAKYIPEAVRAGVKVCLGTDSTHATLWREAKELVGLGVSEVDALKAVTTNTAEMLGMADCVGYLGVGMFADVIALSGNPLEDIACLRQVKMVMKEGEVIADVLGGASDIFID from the coding sequence ATGTCAAAAGTGATTAAATCCAACTTGTTGATTGTTCATCCCGATTGTGCACCCGTTCCGCAGGGGATGGTTGTGGTGAATAAGGGGCGCGTGGTCGGTGTTGGGACGGAAGTAGATGTGCCTCCAAACGCCGAGGTGGTGGATTGTTCAGCATATACTGTGATGCCAGCGTTGATTGATTCTCATGTACATATTACGATTAACAATCGGTTCCAGTTGCCTTTGAGTGCGCATTTCGATCTGGATGCGACAACGGCTGTGTTGCGCGGTGCGATGAATTTGCGAAGTGATCTGAGTACAGGCGTTACGACCATGCGCACTCTGGGAGATCGGCCGGGTGTTGAGAAGGCTTTTCAGGGTGCGATTGATCGCGGCGAAGCCGTGGGGCCGAGGTTGAAGGTGTGTGTGCGGGCATTGAGACCAGGTCACGGGACTGCGCCTTTTTTGTGTTTTTCCGCGGATGGGGTAGAAGATCTGACGCTTAAGATCAGAGAGAATTTTTCTCAGGGTGCGGATTGGACCAAGTTGTTTATTACCAATGTGCGGCAGGGCGATTCTTATGAGGACTATATTCGAGGCGACCTGACAGATGTGGCTGCGTATTCGAGGCGGGAAATTGATGCAGCGATTGCTGTATCACACGATCTGGGACTTCCCGTGGCCGCACACGCGATTGGCGGACCGGCAATGCGCTGGGCGATGGAAGCTGGGATCGATAGTATTGAACACGCCAATTTGTTGACCGAAGAGGATGTGGCTTTGTTTGTGAAATCGGGCGCGTATTTGAGCGATCCAAATTTGCAACTGTTTTTCGACGATGAAGTGGGTTTTGCGTCTTTTGATACGTGGACGTGGGATTGGTGGCGCGAGCGGGTTGAACGCGCGCGCGAATCGACGGCAAAATATATTCCCGAAGCCGTGCGGGCGGGTGTGAAAGTGTGTTTGGGTACCGATAGTACGCATGCAACGCTCTGGCGCGAGGCAAAAGAACTCGTTGGGTTGGGGGTGTCAGAGGTGGATGCGTTAAAGGCGGTAACGACGAATACGGCTGAGATGTTGGGTATGGCGGATTGCGTTGGATATCTTGGCGTTGGGATGTTCGCAGATGTGATTGCACTGTCGGGCAATCCGCTTGAAGATATTGCATGCTTGCGACAGGTGAAGATGGTGATGAAAGAGGGGGAGGTTATAGCAGATGTTTTAGGCGGGGCGAGTGATATTTTTATTGATTAA
- a CDS encoding zinc-binding alcohol dehydrogenase, whose amino-acid sequence MPRELIADRPGHTTLQEYDEEPLKPDQVRAKSLFSAVKHGTEFRGFQANTLDASDIFSWEWRMHLRGQKQKDAFPKRLGNMYVAEVTDVGQDVSNIRAGDRVFGHGPVRETHTLSADRVEKAPEGISWQALMATDPAGVALGGVRDANIRIGDRVAVFGLGAIGLMTVQLARIAGARWVAAIDPIEKRCLISEAYGADIVLDPREADVGMVIKQATAKLGVDVSMETSGSSAAMTDALRSTRYQGTVVSTAYYNAPMQNLHLTGEWHRNRIRIISVRSDSEPWLDYGWDKKRGNKEAFDLLVEGRLNAEGLIDPIVPFNRVAEAYMQMNEHPETGIKLGVDHSL is encoded by the coding sequence ATGCCACGCGAACTCATTGCAGACCGACCGGGGCATACGACCTTGCAGGAATACGACGAAGAACCCTTAAAACCCGATCAAGTGCGCGCAAAAAGCTTGTTTTCAGCAGTAAAACACGGCACGGAGTTCCGGGGTTTTCAGGCCAATACACTCGATGCGTCCGATATTTTTAGCTGGGAATGGCGCATGCACCTGCGCGGACAAAAACAGAAAGACGCGTTCCCCAAACGGTTGGGCAATATGTATGTCGCCGAAGTGACGGACGTGGGACAAGACGTCTCAAATATTCGGGCAGGAGATCGAGTTTTTGGTCATGGTCCCGTTCGAGAGACGCATACACTTTCGGCGGATCGCGTAGAAAAAGCCCCTGAAGGTATCTCGTGGCAGGCTCTAATGGCTACAGACCCCGCGGGCGTTGCCCTCGGCGGCGTCAGAGATGCCAATATTCGCATTGGGGATCGCGTCGCGGTCTTTGGTCTGGGAGCGATTGGATTGATGACCGTACAACTCGCCCGCATCGCTGGCGCGCGCTGGGTTGCGGCAATTGATCCCATTGAAAAGCGATGTCTGATTTCCGAAGCCTACGGTGCAGATATCGTCCTGGACCCGCGCGAAGCTGATGTGGGCATGGTCATTAAACAAGCCACCGCAAAACTCGGCGTCGATGTATCCATGGAAACCAGTGGATCGTCCGCCGCAATGACCGACGCGCTGCGTTCAACGCGCTATCAGGGCACCGTTGTATCCACAGCCTATTACAATGCCCCCATGCAAAACCTGCATTTGACCGGCGAATGGCACCGCAACCGGATTCGCATTATATCCGTGAGATCCGACAGCGAACCCTGGCTGGATTACGGATGGGACAAAAAGCGCGGAAATAAAGAAGCCTTCGACCTGCTCGTTGAAGGCCGTCTAAACGCCGAGGGCCTAATCGATCCCATCGTGCCATTTAACCGCGTTGCCGAAGCCTATATGCAAATGAATGAACATCCCGAAACCGGGATTAAACTCGGTGTTGATCATTCCCTTTAA